The proteins below come from a single Bombyx mori chromosome 19, ASM3026992v2 genomic window:
- the LOC101746607 gene encoding juvenile hormone esterase: MRGQCCIVNRNIVCVMCVRAKWLVLWSLWAARLVRQPTATVRVSNGLLRGAVAHDGSYVQYNGIPFGSVTDETKFQAPGPEPKWDGIYDAIHEEIRCNQQFSTNLTIGRRDCLTLNIYTPFNTDPGDKLVVMFFIHGGGFFQGSGSSFFYGPRYLVSKGVILVTINYRLNIQGFLCLGIKEAPGNAALKDMVAALKWVQRNIASFGGDPDNVTIFGESAGAASVSFLVLSPMAKGLFHKAITQSGSSLAPFGLQFKPIFLASLLAKVMGFISQDPVKLYEYFMTKSDDELILTRVPRKEGHVIISEILYTPCVEKVIEGVEPFLIQSPQEALSKGEFNKVPMIIGSNTQEGIMILEMDNSTMRNNIKIEKSLPKNLNITSQEAVTEIVGNFKKIYMGDGDSFGDLVSLSKWYGEPYLNYPSLEETELILKSSKQPIYNYLFNYSGWRNLPKLGGGSAYKDVPGATHADDLFYMFSQEWLSGFFENKMIERMTTLWTNFAKYGDPTPEATDLLPVKWYPTNLTTPMNFVLDEAFSTVPLWYNDAMKYWKQVYQKYRRRYVQENIG, encoded by the exons ATGAGAGGACAGTGCTGTATTGTGAACAGAAATATAGTGTGTGTGATGTGTGTGCGAGCGAAGTGGTTAGTGCTGTGGTCGCTGTGGGCGGCGCGGCTGGTGCGTCAGCCCACAGCCACAGTACGGGTCAGCAACGGACTACTGCGGGGCGCCGTCGCACACGATGGATCATACGTACAATACAACGGAATACCATTTGGGAGTGTTACCGATGAAACTAAGTTCCaa GCACCTGGTCCAGAGCCGAAGTGGGATGGTATCTATGATGCAATTCACGAGGAAATCAGATGCAACCAGCAGTTTTCTACCAACCTGACTATAGGACGACGGGATTGTTTGACCCTGAACATATATACTCCATTTAATACCGACCCTGGAGATAAGCtcgttgtaatgttttttattcatgGTGGAGGATTCTTTCAAGGGTCTGGATCTTCATTTTTTTATGGACCAAGATATCTGGTATCTAAAGGAGTGATTTTAGTAACTATCAACTACAGACTTAATATACAAGGATTTCTTTGTTTGGGAATTAAAGAGGCACCAGGAAATGCAGCTTTGAAAGATATGGTGGCTGCTTTGAAATGGGTGCAGAGAAATATAGCCAGCTTCGGCGGGGATCCTGATAACGTAACGATATTCGGAGAAAGCGCTGGGGCAGCATCAGTTTCGTTTTTGGTCTTGTCTCCGATGGCCAAAGGGTTGTTTCACAAAGCTATCACACAAAGTGGATCTTCGTTAGCACCGTTCGGCTTACAGTTCAAACCGATTTTCCTAGCTAGTTTACTAGCTAAAGTTATGGGGTTTATAAGTCAAGATCCCGTTAAATTGTACGAATATTTCATGACGAAATCGGATGATGAATTAATATTGACAAGAGTGCCGAGAAAGGAGGGACATGTTATAATATCAGAAATCTTGTACACGCCGTGCGTAGAAAAAGTAATTGAAGGTGTCGAGCCGTTCTTGATACAATCACCACAGGAAGCGCTCTCAAAGGGAGAGTTTAATAAAGTACCGATGATTATAGGCTCTAATACTCAAGAAGGGATCATGATCTTAGAAATGGACAATAGCACGATGCGAAACAATATCAAAATCGAGAAGTCACTACCAAAGAACTTGAATATAACTTCGCAAGAGGCGGTTACTGAAATCGTCGGGAATTTTAAGAAGATATACATGGGAGATGGTGACAGCTTTGGAGATTTAGTGAGTTTATCAAAATGGTATGGGGAGCCCTACCTCAACTATCCTTCTTTAGAAGAAACAGAGTTGATACTGAAGAGTAGTAAGCAAccgatttacaattatttgtttaattattccGGCTGGCGGAACCTACCGAAGTTAGGTGGTGGGTCTGCGTACAAAGATGTCCCGGGAGCTACACATGCCGATGATTTATTCTATATGTTTTCTCAAGAATGGTTGTCTGGattttttgaaaacaaaatgataGAAAGAATGACTACTTTGTGGACGAACTTTGCGAAATACGG CGATCCAACTCCTGAAGCGACTGATCTTCTCCCAGTCAAGTGGTATCCAACTAATTTGACTACACCGATGAATTTCGTTCTGGACGAAGCGTTCTCGACAGTTCCACTCTGGTACAACGACGCTATGAAGTATTGGAAACAAGTGTATCAGAAATACCGAAGAAGATACGTTCAGGAGAATATTGGTTAG
- the LOC101747069 gene encoding cholinesterase 2, with protein MCVRAKWLVLWSLWAARLVRQPTATVRVSNGLLRGAVAHDGSHLQFFGIPYAATDTEHRFQNPNPEPKWEGVFDAYNEHIRCFQRFSPTRISGREDCLTLNVYTPNNYDSLRPVMVFIHGGGFRDGSASPFMYGSEYLTRHGVVLVTINYRLEVLGFLCLGIKEAPGNVGLKDQVAALRWIKTNIRAFGGDPDNITIFGESAGSASVMYHMLTPMSRGLFNKAILQSGSAITPWSFQFEPLKTASLLAKSMGVKTEDPYELYKLFANMPAEELLKTRVPRRKGDIVLSENIFVPCVDKEIEGMERFLPDTPINLISNNQYQKVPVIIGFNNAEGYLFAGKENETTLANFKIYNALPRDLIFPTEDEKNETVNRLRGLYSIRRPEDYLKNIAKYEGDTSITYPTIASIGLLSKSMDGLIYAYKLCYDGWLNIPKWYFGFRKYPGAAHADELFYLFKVKVPLVMEFIEIEFIKKITMLWTNFAKFGNPTPFPSSTLPVTWKPFKTSDPKILVIDKQFSEESLWSDEVMLYWDTIYTKYRRKL; from the exons ATGTGTGTGCGAGCGAAATGGTTAGTGCTGTGGTCGCTGTGGGCGGCGCGGCTGGTGCGTCAGCCCACAGCCACAGTACGGGTCAGCAACGGACTATTGCGGGGCGCCGTCGCACACGATGGCTCTCATTTACAATTCTTCGGCATACCATACGCCGCAACTGACACTGAACATAGATTCCAA AATCCAAACCCGGAACCGAAATGGGAGGGAGTCTTTGATGCTTACAACGAGCACATCAGGTGCTTCCAAAGATTTAGTCCCACCAGGATATCAGGACGGGAAGACTGCCTGACCCTAAACGTCTACACGCCTAATAACTATGACTCACTCCGCCCAGTCATGGTCTTCATTCACGGCGGAGGGTTCCGAGATGGCTCAGCATCTCCATTTATGTACGGCTCTGAATATCTAACAAGACACGGAGTAGTACTAGTTACAATCAATTACAGGCTGGAGGTTTTAGGATTTTTATGTCTAGGTATTAAAGAAGCACCCGGTAATGTTGGTTTGAAGGACCAGGTCGCAGCTTTGAGATGGATCAAGACAAACATCAGGGCGTTTGGAGGAGATCCTGATAATATTACGATTTTCGGAGAGAGTGCCGGTTCTGCTTCAGTTATGTACCACATGCTAACTCCGATGTCTAGAGGATTATTCAACAAAGCTATTTTGCAAAGCGGTTCAGCCATTACTCCTTGGAGTTTTCAATTCGAGCCCTTAAAGACTGCTAGTTTATTGGCAAAAAGCATGGGCGTCAAAACTGAAGATCCATATGAACTATATAAGCTATTTGCCAACATGCCTGCCGAAGAATTGTTGAAAACAAGAGTGCCGAGACGGAAAGGAGATATAGTGTTATCCGAAAATATATTCGTACCGTGTGTAGATAAAGAAATAGAAGGTATGGAACGATTCTTGCCAGATACGCCAATAAACTTAATTTCCAACAACCAATATCAAAAGGTACCAGTTATAATTGGCTTCAATAATGCCGAAGGTTACCTGTTCGCTGGAAAAGAAAATGAGACTACTCTAGCTAATTTCAAAATCTATAACGCTCTGCCCAGAGATTTGATATTCCCGACTGAGGACGAAAAAAATGAGACTGTGAATAGGCTCAGGGGACTTTACTCTATTCGCAGACCCGAAGATTACCTTAAAAACATTGCCAAATACGAAGGAGATACCAGCATCACATATCCTACTATAGCCAGTATAGGTCTTCTGTCTAAATCCATGGATGGATTAATTTATGCCTACAAATTGTGTTACGACGGATGGCTCAATATACCGAAATGGTATTTTGGTTTCCGTAAATATCCCGGCGCGGCTCACGCAGACGaactattctatttattcaAAGTCAAAGTGCCTTTGGTTATGGAGTTCATcgaaattgaatttataaaaaaaattacaatgctTTGGACAAATTTCGCTAAATTTGG aaACCCAACACCCTTTCCGTCTTCTACACTTCCTGTGACATGGAAGCCCTTCAAAACGAGCGATCCAAAGATATTGGTCATAGACAAACAATTCTCGGAGGAGAGTCTTTGGAGCGACGAAGTCATGCTCTACTGGGACACCATCTACACTAAATATAGACGGAAGCTTTGA